A single genomic interval of Lathyrus oleraceus cultivar Zhongwan6 chromosome 7, CAAS_Psat_ZW6_1.0, whole genome shotgun sequence harbors:
- the LOC127103302 gene encoding zinc finger BED domain-containing protein RICESLEEPER 2-like produces MDLQGRLKNLTIDKKVSRSMCATAIIAHDLPYKFVEFQKIRDWMKYLNPEFSPISRNTAKADVDEIFKTEKEALKKELANIPSRISLTSDMWTACTSEGYICLTAHYVDSNWNLKSKILNFCHMPPPHTGSEMSKKILDFLSDWGIEKKIFSLTLDNASANDVMQAHLKRQLVLQNWLLSEGEFFHVRCSAHVLNLIVQEGLKVIGDALEKIRESVKYVKGSEGRMKKFKECIELIGGIETSAGLSYDVSTRWNSTYLMLQSALKYRRVFASLSFHDDNYKVFPSEEDWKRGDKICTFLLPFYETTNLISGTSYPTSNLYFLQIWKIQCVLMASIKDEDTLIRDMAERMMIKFEKYWSDYSVVLALGAVLDPRIKLTSLEYMYEKVDPLTSTIKTNEIKQKLYTLFEIYRRLHTSSSTTSQTPSSITRGESSSHALTKSLFNDLKAHKQQLATETGKSQLNVYLDEY; encoded by the exons ATGGACTTGCAAGGTAGACTCAAGAATCTTACAATAGATAAAAAGGTTTCTAGATCAATGTGTGCTACTGCAATCATTGCACATGATTTACCGTATAAATTTGTGGAGTTTCAAAAAATTAGGGATTGGATGAAATATTTGAACCCTGAATTTTCTCCTATTTCAAGAAATACCGCTAAGGCTGATGTTGATGAAATATTCAAGACAGAGAAAGAAGCTCTTAAGAAGGAGTTAGCTAATATTCCCTCTAGAATTTCACTAACTTCTGATATGTGGACAGCTTGTACAAGTGAAGGTTATATTTGCCTGACTGCTCATTATGTTGATTCCAATTGGAATTTGAAGAGTAAGATTCTAAACTTTTGTCATATGCCTCCTCCACACACGGGATCTGAAATGTCAAAAAAGATTCTTGACTTTTTATCAGATTGGGGAATTGAGAAGAAGATTTTTTCACTCACATTAGATAATGCTTCTGCTAATGACGTGATGCAAGCTCATTTGAAAAGACAACTTGTCTTGCAAAACTGGTTATTATCTGAGGGAGAGTTCTTTCATGTTCGTTGCTCAGCGCATGTTTTAAATTTGATTGTGCAAGAGGGTTTGAAAGTAATTGGTGATGCATTGGAAAAGATTAGGGAAAGTGTTAAATATGTGAAGGGCTCTGAGGGTAGAATGAAAAAATTCAAGGAATGCATTGAACTCATTGGCGGTATTGAAACATCGGCTGGTTTATCTTATGATGTTTCCACTAGATGGAATTCTACTTATTTGATGCTTCAAAGTGCATTAAAGTACCGACGTGTATTTGCAAGCCTTAGTTTTCATGATGATAATTATAAGGTTTTCCCTTCCGAAGAAGATTGGAAAAGAGGAGATAAGATATGCACATTCTTGTTGCCATTTTATGAGACAACAAACTTAATTTCCGGAACGTCTTATCCTACTTCCAATTTATATTTTTTGCAAATTTGGAAAATTCAGTGTGTTTTGATGGCAAGCATCAAAGATGAAGACACTCTTATAAGAGACATGGCTGAAAGAATGATGATCAAGTTTGAGAAGTATTGGAGTGATTATAGTGTGGTTCTTGCTCTAGGAGCGGTTCTTGACCCAAGGATTAAGCTTACCTCTTTGGAATACATGTATGAAAAAGTTGATCCACTTACctcaacaattaaaacaaatgaaATCAAGCAGAAATTGTACACTCTCTTTGAGATATATCGTCGCCTTCATACTTCGTCTTCTACAACCTCTCAAACTCCATCTTCCATCACTAGAGGGGAATCAAGTTCACACGCGTTGACTAAAAGTTTGTTCAAT GATTTGAAAGCACACAAACAACAACTTGCAACAGAGACCGGAAAGTCTCAACTTAATGTTTATTTGGATGAG TATTAG
- the LOC127103303 gene encoding uncharacterized protein LOC127103303 has translation MINLSDLVLDVAPLSMIHPPTWKKATPSVSKNFKTSGKSPVSEPRIPSEDKTVVEEGSRSRGYEMGNPIKHAGVTENQTEAKRIAIDKELRKFVTTVLKEVDSKVLPYVQTSLEKEARPDGDSSEKADECVLEKAAHERMSKKKVDECVPEQVAHERRSKKKADECVPKQAAHERRSKKKVDYVVNVDYLTFDEEPLTNILAHGIAKRLQRRKGKAVMRIALERELGKYALKCKEVVELIEVVGLMKTVINFGPCYESLVKEFMVTIPDGCDDVKSLDYRKVYVRGNFITFSPVVINKFLGRTEEPQAELEVTDDQVCKEITAKQVKHWPNIGKLSTRKLVKYAILHRIGTINWVPTNHTSTIFTRLGKFIYAIGIRRAFDFGKYIFEQVLKQAFSTAMKMPICFPSLICWIIMNQHPGILLPIDSVPGPATSKKSVIAQLKEICKELDDSIRSNTSTKIKLENSIKALMEEEDKEVEHGGDDNVGADVEDSVGGNDAENDEDKEAEGEEYATTDSDSHKYI, from the exons ATGATCAATTTGTCTGATCTTGTCTTGGATGTTGCTCCCTTATCCATGATTCATCCACCCACTTGGAAGAAAGCAACGCCTTCTGTTTCAAAGAATTTTAAGACTTCTGGTAAGTCTCCTGTTTCTGAGCCTAGAATCCCTAGTGAAGATAAGACTGTTGTTGAAGAGGGTTCTAGGTCTAGAGGTTATGAGATGGGAAACCCTATTAAGCATGCTGGTGTCACTGAGAATCAAACTGAAGCGAAAAGGATTGCCATTGATAAGGAACTTAGGAAGTTTGTTACCACTGTGTTGAAGGAAGTTGATTCAAAAGTTTTGCCATATGTTCAAACATCTTTGGAAAAAGAAGCTAGACCTGATGGCGATTCTAGTGAAAAGGCTGATGAATGTGTCCTTGAGAAAGCTGCGCATGAAAGAATGAGTAAGAAGAAGGTTGATGAATGTGTCCCTGAGCAAGTTGCGCATGAAAGAAGGAGTAAGAAGAAGGCTGATGAATGTGTCCCTAAGCAAGCTGCTCATGAAAGAAGGAGTAAGAAGAAGGTTGATTATGTTGTCAATGTTGATTACCTAACATTTGATGAGGAACCTCTTACCAACATCTTGGCTCATGGAATAGCCAAGAGACTTCAGAGAAGAAAAGGAAAGGCTGTGAT GAGGATAGCTTTGGAGAGGGAATTGGGTAAGTATGCCTTAAAATGTAAGGAGGTTGTGGAGCTTATAGAGGTTGTTGGTTTGATGAAGACTGTCATAAATTTTGGTCCTTGCTATGAAAGTCTAGTCAAGGAGTTTATGGTGACCATTCCTGATGGGTGTGATGATGTGAAGAGTCTAGACTATAGGAAGGTGTATGTTAGAGGAAATTTCATAACATTTTCTCCTGTTGTGATCAACAAGTTTCTAGGAAGGACTGAAGAACCACAAGCTGAGCTAGAGGTTACAGATGATCAAGTATGCAAGGAGATAACTGCCAAACAGGTGAAACACTGGCCAAATATAGGAAAGTTGTCAACAAGGAAGTTGGTCAAGTATGCAATCCTTCATAGGATTGGGACTATCAACTGGGTGCCTACAAATCATACTTCAACCATCTTTACTAGACTTGGGAAGTTTATATATGCTATTGGAATAAGAAGAGCTTTTGATTTTGGGAAGTACATTTTTGAACAAGTTCTGAAGCAGGCCTTCTCAACTGCTATGAAGATGCCTATATGTTTTCCCTCACTTATCTGTTGGATAATCATGAACCAACATCCTGGAATCTTATTGCCTATTGATAGT GTACCTGGCCCTGCCACTTCCAAGAAGAGCGTTATTGCACAACTGAAGGAGATATGTAAAGAATTGGATGATTCCATTCGATCTAACACTTCTACAAAGATAAAGCTTGAAAATTCGATCAAGGCTTTGATGGAAGAAGAGGATAAGGAAGTTGAACATGGTGGTGATGACAATGTTGGAGCTGATGTTGAGGACTCTGTTGGTGGCAATGATGCTGAGAATGATGAAGATAAAGAAGCTGAAGGAGAGGAGTATGCTACTACTGACTCAGATAGTCATAAATATATCTGA